A genomic segment from Hippoglossus stenolepis isolate QCI-W04-F060 chromosome 3, HSTE1.2, whole genome shotgun sequence encodes:
- the apcdd1l gene encoding protein APCDD1-like has protein sequence MKCAEAGNMSSGRFSHLLRGVWLLWQVVFVAGTGSKLWEVPSASFTSSSSSNLSEGLQWLPHCQYRHPQERVRITADVPPRLDGTWVSTRCEVRPGPEFLTRSYTFHPSRHFQALQHYYADSSCEDPAYSLMIWGKLRLRQASWITRGGTEAEHHPSKVGIVVHSLAAIQRLSSRLPSSCVGQTLSRVVPGKLYELYNTRAGRGCLAALGFSMMEMGLIRVETQHHSHGGKIQELFLGDIHTDWTQRTQYRPTGYQQPLQNAMHHIHPCPVCALVYRSSEQRPPVLPRSPAAPLTLAGRWVSQHCETRPTVLFLTRDFTFDPDQHAWEGTYHHYSDPACSQPTFTLRASGHYAQGNPSVKVSGATELVFKVTQVRVTAMEEPTAKLLNGTRPGKCGRAGHWEVGVEQDLTPTDGCTVLGIKLPHKEYELFKSELDHRKHPLLFIGERPTDGSSPDRPQRRPTSFQAPMVPCSGGDTQRSHRYGSGFNNKQVQLPANGTERRAQLMLLLFASLLCSLF, from the exons atgaagtgTGCGGAAGCAGGAAACATGTCAAGCGGACGTTTCAGTCACCTGTTGAGGGGAGTCTGGCTGCTGTGGCAAG TTGTGTTTGTGGCTGGGACCGGGAGTAAACTATGGGAGGTGCCTTCggcctccttcacctcctcctcctcctccaacctcAGTGAAGGCCTGCAGTGGCTGCCCCACTGTCAGTACCGCCACCCACAGGAGAGAGTGAGAATCACAGCGGACGTCCCCCCAAGACTGGACGGCACATGGGTGTCAACAAG ATGTGAGGTTCGGCCCGGTCCAGAGTTCCTCACCCGCTCCTACACCTTTCACCCCAGCCGTCACTTCCAAGCCCTGCAGCACTACTACGCCGACAGCAGCTGCGAGGACCCGGCCTACTCCCTGATGATCTGGGGGAAGCTTCGTCTGCGCCAGGCCTCCTGGATCACCCGCGGAGGCACCGAAGCTGAACACCACCCGAGCAAGGTGGGCATCGTGGTCCACAGCCTGGCAGCCATTCAGAGGCTGTCCTCCAGGCTGCCTTCGTCCTGCGTGGGCCAGACCCTGAGTCGAGTGGTGCCGGGGAAGCTGTACGAACTGTACAACACCCGGGCAGGGAGGGGGTGTCTGGCAGCGCTGGGTTTCTCCATGATGGAGATGGGTCTGATTCGGGTGGAGACGCAGCATCACAGCCATGGAGGGAAGATCCAGGAGCTGTTCTTAGGAGACATCCACACTGACTGGACCCAGAGAACTCAGTATAGACCCACAGGGTACCAGCAGCCACTGCAGAACGCCATG CATCACATCCACCCCTGCCCCGTGTGTGCTCTGGTGTACCGCTCCTCAGAGCAGCGCCCCCCGGTGTTGCCTCGCAGCCCTGCAGCCCCTCTCACTCTGGCCGGCCGTTGGGTCAGCCAGCACTGTGAGACCCGTCCCAccgtcctcttcctcactcGTGACTTCACCTTTGACCCCGACCAGCACGCATGGGAGGGCACCTACCATCACTACTCCGACCCCGCCTGCTCACAGCCCACGTTCACCCTGAGAGCTTCTGGCCACTACGCTCAGGGAAACCCCTCGGTCAAGGTCTCAGGAGCCACAGAGTTGGTCTTCAAGGTCACCCAGGTGAGAGTCACGGCCATGGAGGAGCCCACAGCCAAGCTGCTGAACGGCACCAGGCCAGGAAAGTGTGGTCGGGCCGGACACTGGGAGGTCGGAGTGGAGCAGGACTTGACCCCCACTGACGGGTGCACGGTACTGGGCATCAAGCTGCCGCACAAGGAGTACGAGCTCTTCAAGTCCGAGCTGGACCACAGGAAACACCCCCTGCTGTTCATCGGAGAGAGGCCCACCGATGGGTCCAGTCCCGACCGACCGCAGCGGAGACCCACTTCCTTTCAAGCTCCCATGGTGCCTTGCAGCGGAGGAGACACACAGCGCTCTCATCGCTATGGATCAGGATTTAAcaacaagcaagtccagttaCCAGCCAATGGGACGGAGAGACGGGCACAgctgatgttgctgttgtttgcatctttgctgTGCAGCTTGTTCTAG